A genome region from Candidatus Bathyarchaeota archaeon includes the following:
- the cysS gene encoding cysteine--tRNA ligase produces the protein MKLYNTLTRRKEEFIPLEDKVVRIYTCGPTVYDYPHIGNLRAFVFWDLLRRWLKYKGYKVIQVTNLTDVDDKTIRGARREGIPLKQYTERYIKAFFENIEALNIERVEYYPRATEHIPEMVEFIKKLMERGYAYKGEDGSIYYDISKFKDYGKLSKIKIEKLKPGARVKSDLYGKEEARDFALWKAWDEEDGDVYWETELGKGRPGWHIECSVMAMKYLGETIDIHCGGVDLIFPHHENEIAQSEALTGKTFVRYWVHNELLLVEGQKMAKSLGNYYTLKDLIEKGYSPKAIRFLLLSAHYRQPLNFTFKGLEAAEKAVERLQIFMERLKTANGTGCGKEIEELIQKVKREFEEAMDDDLDINTALASLFNFVREVNRLIDQNKLSKEEAEKVRKLMLNFDKVLGVIGEEEKEEELPKEIMELIQKREEARKRKDWKTADEIREKLRQMGIILEDTPEGVKWRRIKK, from the coding sequence ATGAAGCTATACAATACATTGACTAGACGTAAAGAAGAGTTTATTCCGTTAGAAGACAAAGTAGTCCGCATTTACACTTGCGGCCCAACAGTTTACGATTATCCCCACATTGGAAATTTAAGAGCGTTTGTTTTCTGGGACCTACTACGGAGATGGCTAAAATATAAGGGCTATAAGGTTATTCAAGTTACAAATTTAACAGATGTAGACGACAAGACTATTCGCGGAGCTAGACGTGAAGGAATCCCGCTGAAACAGTACACTGAAAGGTACATTAAGGCCTTCTTCGAGAATATTGAAGCCTTGAACATTGAAAGGGTTGAATATTATCCCCGAGCAACAGAGCACATTCCAGAAATGGTTGAGTTCATAAAGAAGCTTATGGAAAGGGGCTACGCCTACAAGGGTGAAGACGGTTCCATTTACTATGACATTTCAAAATTCAAAGACTACGGAAAACTTTCAAAAATCAAAATTGAAAAGCTCAAGCCCGGCGCAAGGGTGAAGTCAGACCTTTACGGAAAGGAGGAGGCCAGAGACTTCGCATTATGGAAAGCATGGGACGAAGAAGACGGCGACGTCTACTGGGAAACTGAACTTGGAAAGGGAAGACCGGGCTGGCACATAGAATGCTCAGTTATGGCAATGAAATATCTAGGCGAAACAATTGACATTCATTGTGGAGGAGTAGACCTAATATTCCCGCATCACGAAAACGAGATAGCCCAGAGCGAAGCTCTAACTGGAAAAACCTTCGTTAGATACTGGGTTCACAACGAGCTGTTACTTGTTGAAGGACAAAAGATGGCTAAGTCCTTAGGAAACTACTACACATTGAAAGACTTAATTGAAAAAGGCTACAGCCCAAAAGCCATACGATTCCTTCTCTTGTCAGCCCATTATAGACAGCCATTAAACTTCACGTTTAAGGGATTAGAAGCAGCGGAAAAGGCAGTTGAAAGACTCCAAATTTTCATGGAAAGACTGAAAACGGCGAATGGAACCGGATGCGGAAAAGAAATTGAAGAATTGATACAGAAAGTTAAGAGAGAATTTGAGGAAGCAATGGATGATGATCTAGACATAAATACCGCTCTAGCTTCGCTCTTCAACTTTGTCAGAGAAGTAAACCGCCTAATAGACCAAAACAAACTAAGCAAAGAAGAAGCAGAAAAAGTACGCAAACTAATGCTAAACTTCGACAAAGTATTAGGAGTAATAGGCGAAGAAGAGAAAGAAGAAGAACTTCCAAAAGAAATTATGGAACTAATTCAAAAAAGGGAAGAAGCCAGAAAAAGAAAGGACTGGAAAACGGCGGACGAAATAAGGGAAAAACTTAGGCAAATGGGAATAATTCTCGAAGACACGCCGGAAGGCGTCAAATGGAGAAGGATAAAGAAGTAG
- a CDS encoding MFS transporter, whose protein sequence is MSFSLASQKKSRNVAVISVTSFLLVFSLFTWLFLLPIYLKNLGANDFLIGLSYSLFGLGYTLAQFFGGYLSDRFGRKYLIVIPTWLFFILYMLMALSNSWVYVAAFYLLVSISSAFQSPSFTSMIAESVDEEKVGMGFAAFEFSIMLGIALGPFVGSSLVNMFGVRGLIIGSAFVSLVAAIIRQLGLIEPTKRQGKTLKKFVFKRNHVWFIVAGSFMFLCLSFTINGPFLTLFQEEVLKLKESKINMLFGVAGVPAAILCLVAGWLTDKLGGKKITAVSIVIHALSTLLWVYFGGNIIFLIVSFVFVQFFYVSYQTVIAKITTEENRARFAGLFGTISGLVASVGPYMGMYVKVEAGFVATFQLCLLFSILSSLLLTQVTTSERSK, encoded by the coding sequence ATGAGCTTCTCTTTGGCTTCTCAGAAAAAATCTAGAAACGTAGCTGTTATTTCAGTTACAAGTTTCCTTTTGGTTTTTTCCCTTTTCACTTGGCTTTTCTTGTTACCAATTTACCTAAAGAATTTGGGGGCCAACGACTTTTTGATAGGTCTTTCATACAGCCTCTTCGGGCTCGGCTATACGCTTGCACAGTTTTTCGGAGGGTATCTTTCGGATCGTTTCGGCCGTAAATACTTGATAGTGATTCCCACTTGGCTTTTCTTTATTTTGTACATGCTTATGGCTTTATCCAATAGCTGGGTTTACGTTGCAGCCTTTTATCTCCTAGTATCTATAAGCTCGGCTTTTCAATCTCCATCTTTCACTTCTATGATTGCGGAGTCTGTTGATGAGGAAAAGGTAGGAATGGGCTTTGCTGCTTTTGAGTTTTCAATCATGTTGGGAATAGCCCTAGGTCCTTTTGTTGGCTCTTCACTTGTTAACATGTTCGGCGTTAGAGGGCTGATCATAGGTTCAGCGTTTGTAAGTCTTGTAGCTGCTATTATACGGCAGTTAGGGCTCATTGAACCAACGAAAAGGCAAGGTAAAACATTGAAAAAATTTGTTTTCAAAAGAAACCATGTGTGGTTCATTGTTGCCGGTTCTTTTATGTTTCTTTGTCTCTCCTTTACAATTAATGGGCCTTTCCTAACGCTTTTCCAAGAGGAGGTTTTGAAGCTTAAAGAAAGTAAAATAAACATGCTATTCGGGGTTGCTGGAGTTCCTGCAGCAATTCTATGCTTAGTTGCTGGATGGTTGACAGACAAGCTTGGAGGCAAGAAGATTACAGCTGTCAGCATAGTAATTCATGCACTTTCAACTCTCCTTTGGGTATATTTCGGCGGTAACATCATCTTTCTGATCGTTTCATTTGTGTTTGTTCAATTTTTCTATGTTAGTTATCAAACTGTAATAGCGAAAATAACAACGGAGGAAAATAGAGCAAGATTTGCAGGTCTTTTCGGCACGATAAGCGGACTTGTCGCTTCTGTAGGCCCATACATGGGAATGTACGTGAAAGTAGAAGCAGGTTTTGTGGCAACCTTCCAGTTATGCCTTCTTTTCTCAATTCTATCCTCTTTGCTTCTAACCCAGGTAACTACCTCAGAAAGAAGCAAATAG
- a CDS encoding biotin--[acetyl-CoA-carboxylase] ligase has protein sequence MNLKQKLNIEEIRRNLKTKWLGKKIHYLSETDSTNNVARELAEQGFKEGTIVVSETQTHGKGRLGRKWISPKGGIWISIILKPKIKPSELIKITLLTAVAVAKAIKEELNINAEIKWPNDVLIDDRKVCGILTETFSQGEKLQYVIVGIGINANFDISVFPEELRCTATSLKKVLGREINRERLICSLLRKMELYYEALMKGRTKAILNEWRKLAGMLGCKVEVSSFKERFEGTAVDIDDEGRLIVRLDDGTLKKIVSGDVTVRKKTQNTT, from the coding sequence TTGAACCTTAAACAGAAGTTAAACATCGAAGAAATAAGAAGAAACTTAAAAACCAAATGGTTAGGTAAGAAAATACATTATCTTTCTGAAACAGACTCCACAAATAATGTGGCAAGGGAACTAGCTGAACAAGGTTTCAAAGAGGGCACAATAGTAGTTTCTGAAACACAAACTCATGGAAAGGGAAGACTTGGAAGAAAATGGATTTCTCCAAAAGGCGGAATATGGATTTCAATAATTTTGAAGCCAAAAATCAAACCCAGCGAACTAATTAAGATAACGTTGCTTACAGCGGTAGCAGTAGCCAAAGCAATTAAAGAAGAACTAAACATAAATGCTGAAATTAAATGGCCAAACGACGTCCTAATAGATGACCGAAAAGTTTGCGGAATACTCACAGAAACTTTTTCTCAAGGAGAAAAACTACAATACGTTATAGTTGGAATAGGGATAAACGCCAACTTCGACATTTCAGTTTTTCCAGAGGAGCTAAGGTGTACTGCAACATCCCTTAAAAAGGTTTTAGGAAGAGAGATTAACAGAGAAAGGCTAATTTGCAGCTTATTGAGAAAAATGGAGCTTTACTACGAAGCTTTAATGAAGGGGAGAACGAAGGCTATTCTAAATGAATGGAGAAAACTAGCGGGTATGCTTGGTTGTAAAGTTGAAGTTTCAAGTTTCAAGGAAAGATTTGAAGGAACAGCAGTTGACATAGACGATGAAGGACGGCTGATTGTCAGATTAGATGATGGAACTTTAAAGAAAATTGTCTCCGGAGACGTAACTGTGAGAAAGAAAACTCAAAATACAACTTGA
- the mce gene encoding methylmalonyl-CoA epimerase: MFVGVDHIGIAVKTLDEALEIFEKKLGLKLEKKRVVEEQKVRVAVLSTGGETKIELLEATSPDSPVARFLEKKGEGIHHIALKVKGIENLMLKMKDRGLRLVNETPRTGIDGAKIAFIHPKSTKNVLIEFYEE, encoded by the coding sequence ATGTTTGTCGGAGTAGACCATATAGGAATAGCCGTGAAAACGCTGGATGAAGCCTTAGAAATCTTCGAGAAGAAACTTGGGCTTAAACTTGAGAAAAAAAGAGTTGTTGAAGAACAGAAAGTTCGTGTCGCTGTGCTTTCAACCGGTGGAGAAACGAAGATAGAACTTTTAGAAGCAACAAGTCCGGACAGCCCAGTAGCAAGGTTTCTGGAGAAAAAGGGAGAAGGAATCCATCACATAGCCTTAAAAGTTAAAGGAATCGAAAATTTAATGCTAAAAATGAAAGACAGAGGATTAAGACTTGTAAATGAAACACCGAGAACCGGCATAGACGGAGCTAAAATAGCCTTCATACACCCGAAAAGCACAAAGAACGTCCTAATAGAATTTTACGAAGAATAA
- a CDS encoding class I SAM-dependent RNA methyltransferase has translation MKIKFFATVSPGIEDIASKEVERLIDCEATPDVGKIFFEASIESVYILNLKASTLNKILIQLCREYFDKLDDLYKLAKKIDYGWLIDADQTFAVRSERVGVHNFTSIDISRVVGQAIIDSFLETYGKRLKVNLDNPEVEVYALVRNNEFILGVNTTGNSLHKRGYRVYEHPAALKPTLASAMLEIGGWNPDKGLMDPMCGGGTIPIEAAFKARDMFPNRLREDFAFLKLKIFNRDEYEKIRERLLNSEKREFFEIYGMEKFPRHLDGALKNAEKAGVRETIKFRLGDATLPMDYPEGMLEFIVVNPPYGVRMVPDGRSPKKLYTGFLRALKDKAKGSTLVLITAAYRKFEEAAEENDVTILEEKRVLHGELKAKIFKCKV, from the coding sequence ATGAAAATCAAGTTTTTCGCTACTGTTTCGCCGGGCATTGAAGATATTGCCAGTAAAGAAGTGGAGAGACTTATCGACTGTGAAGCTACTCCTGATGTAGGTAAAATTTTCTTTGAAGCCAGTATAGAAAGCGTCTACATCTTAAACTTAAAGGCTTCAACCCTAAACAAAATTTTGATTCAACTTTGCAGAGAATACTTCGACAAGCTGGATGATTTGTACAAACTGGCTAAGAAAATTGATTACGGCTGGCTCATCGACGCAGACCAGACGTTTGCGGTTAGAAGTGAACGTGTCGGCGTTCACAATTTCACAAGTATTGACATTTCAAGAGTTGTCGGGCAAGCCATTATAGACTCATTTTTAGAAACTTATGGGAAAAGACTTAAAGTTAACCTGGACAATCCGGAAGTAGAAGTTTACGCACTTGTTAGAAATAACGAATTCATTTTAGGCGTTAACACAACTGGAAATTCACTTCACAAACGTGGCTACCGTGTTTACGAACATCCAGCTGCTTTAAAGCCAACTTTGGCTTCAGCCATGCTTGAAATAGGTGGCTGGAACCCCGATAAAGGTTTAATGGACCCGATGTGCGGCGGCGGAACAATTCCAATAGAGGCAGCTTTCAAAGCGAGAGACATGTTTCCAAACCGCCTAAGAGAGGACTTCGCTTTTCTAAAACTGAAAATCTTCAATAGAGATGAGTATGAAAAAATTAGGGAGAGACTCCTAAATTCTGAGAAAAGAGAATTCTTTGAAATTTATGGAATGGAAAAATTTCCTCGACATTTAGATGGAGCATTGAAAAATGCGGAAAAGGCTGGTGTCCGTGAAACCATAAAGTTTAGGCTTGGGGACGCTACTCTTCCGATGGATTACCCAGAAGGCATGTTAGAATTTATCGTTGTTAATCCACCATACGGTGTCCGAATGGTTCCCGATGGGAGGAGCCCTAAAAAGCTTTATACAGGCTTTCTTCGGGCTTTAAAGGATAAAGCTAAAGGCTCAACACTTGTTTTGATAACTGCTGCTTATAGGAAGTTTGAAGAGGCAGCTGAAGAAAACGATGTTACAATATTAGAAGAAAAACGGGTATTACATGGAGAATTGAAGGCTAAAATTTTCAAATGCAAGGTTTAA
- a CDS encoding CoA transferase subunit A yields MVEPEIEDKRITLKEAVELVPDGAELFWGGFGYQRPPMAFAHELVRQGKRNLHIYTCGSEIDIDILAGARVASKFELAFFAIEGIGLCPNIQRRIKDGSVQIEDYTNLAMALRFLGGALGVPFMPIKSMLGTDLVKKYKFRKNKAKVIECPFTGEKVCLVPSVRPDFSIVHVQRVDMEGNAQIDGVVGEDSEGAKAGKKLIVIAEEIVDSAMIRMRPDQTVIPNVYVDYVVECPWGSYPMMVYNYYDYDLEHIRLYYTQCKTEEGWQKYCEEYITGVEDHFEFLKKIGLKRLLKLRAKKPFGY; encoded by the coding sequence TTGGTTGAGCCTGAAATTGAAGATAAGAGGATAACTCTGAAAGAAGCAGTTGAGCTTGTCCCTGATGGAGCTGAACTTTTCTGGGGAGGATTTGGATATCAGCGGCCGCCCATGGCCTTCGCCCATGAACTTGTTAGGCAGGGGAAACGAAATCTTCACATTTACACTTGTGGGTCAGAAATTGACATAGACATCCTTGCAGGCGCCAGAGTTGCCTCAAAATTCGAATTGGCATTCTTCGCCATCGAAGGAATAGGTTTATGTCCAAACATTCAAAGAAGAATTAAGGATGGTTCTGTTCAGATTGAGGATTACACTAACTTGGCTATGGCCTTACGTTTCTTAGGCGGCGCACTTGGCGTACCATTCATGCCGATAAAGAGTATGCTTGGAACAGACCTCGTCAAGAAGTACAAATTTAGGAAGAATAAAGCGAAAGTTATTGAGTGCCCCTTTACTGGCGAAAAGGTTTGTCTTGTTCCTTCCGTACGTCCAGACTTCAGTATAGTTCATGTTCAGCGAGTTGATATGGAAGGAAACGCTCAGATAGACGGAGTTGTAGGCGAAGATTCAGAAGGCGCAAAGGCTGGAAAGAAACTAATTGTGATAGCCGAGGAAATAGTTGACTCCGCCATGATAAGGATGAGGCCTGACCAGACTGTTATTCCAAACGTTTACGTTGACTACGTTGTTGAGTGCCCGTGGGGGTCATATCCAATGATGGTCTACAACTACTACGATTACGATTTAGAACACATTCGACTTTACTACACGCAGTGCAAAACCGAGGAAGGCTGGCAGAAATACTGCGAAGAATACATCACGGGAGTTGAAGATCACTTTGAATTTCTAAAGAAAATCGGACTTAAACGTCTGTTGAAGCTTAGGGCTAAAAAGCCGTTTGGATATTAG
- a CDS encoding 3-hydroxyacyl-CoA dehydrogenase family protein, with protein MPLCFYFRFKFEVTSLEVRKIAVLGAGLMGHGIAQVAAQFGKYEVSLRDIKQEFIDRGMGMIRDSLQRFLRKGVITEAEVNEVLARIHPTIDLREAVSDADLIIEAIPENVELKKATFTEVDSLAPSHAIIASNTSSISITELASATNRPEKVCGMHFFNPPQLMKLVEIIRGAKTSDETIQTVRQVAEKMGKETVLVKKDCPGFIVNRILIPALNEAVALVWEGVADKEDIDKAIKLGLNWPMGPLTLLDYIGLDTTLAIAKVLESEIDPKFHPCPLLRQMVRAKLLGRKTGKGFYDWTKK; from the coding sequence ATGCCTTTGTGCTTCTATTTTAGATTCAAATTTGAGGTGACGAGTTTGGAAGTTAGGAAAATTGCTGTTTTAGGCGCCGGCTTAATGGGTCATGGAATCGCTCAAGTGGCTGCTCAGTTCGGCAAGTATGAGGTTAGTCTAAGGGATATTAAGCAAGAGTTCATAGACCGTGGAATGGGAATGATTCGTGACAGCCTCCAACGTTTCCTAAGGAAGGGCGTAATCACCGAGGCTGAAGTGAACGAGGTTTTAGCGAGGATTCATCCAACCATCGATTTGAGGGAAGCTGTCTCGGACGCTGACTTGATAATTGAGGCCATACCTGAAAACGTCGAGTTAAAGAAGGCAACTTTCACCGAAGTTGACAGCTTAGCTCCTTCACATGCGATTATTGCCTCAAACACTTCTTCAATAAGCATAACTGAACTTGCCTCAGCTACAAATCGTCCGGAGAAGGTCTGCGGAATGCACTTCTTCAATCCGCCCCAACTAATGAAACTCGTCGAGATAATACGTGGAGCCAAAACATCTGATGAAACCATCCAAACAGTGCGGCAAGTTGCCGAAAAAATGGGTAAAGAAACAGTTTTAGTCAAAAAGGATTGCCCAGGCTTCATAGTAAACAGAATTCTTATTCCAGCCTTAAATGAGGCTGTTGCCCTCGTTTGGGAAGGAGTGGCCGACAAGGAAGATATAGACAAAGCCATAAAACTCGGATTAAACTGGCCCATGGGACCGTTAACTCTGCTGGACTATATAGGCTTGGACACGACGCTTGCAATAGCCAAAGTCCTAGAAAGCGAAATTGACCCAAAGTTTCATCCATGCCCACTGTTAAGGCAAATGGTCAGAGCAAAGCTCCTAGGAAGAAAAACTGGAAAAGGATTTTACGACTGGACCAAAAAGTGA
- a CDS encoding enoyl-CoA hydratase/isomerase family protein: protein MELKNVIYEKSEGIAIITINRPEVLNAFNAETVNEILKCLEDIEKDENVRAVILTGAGNKAFSAGADIKSMKGMTPLKARQLSKMGYKLCKALENLEKPVIAAINGYALGGGLEVAMSCDLRIAAETAKMGQTEINIGLIPGWGGTQRLTRLVGKTFAKEMVFTGKMIDTKTAYEKGLVNKVVSPERLMEEAKALAKELASKAPVALKLCKMLIDKGLETDLDTALALETEAFGTVASTEDLQEGVSAFLEKRKPEFKGK from the coding sequence ATGGAGCTGAAAAACGTCATCTATGAGAAAAGTGAAGGAATAGCAATAATCACCATTAACCGCCCAGAAGTTCTAAACGCCTTCAACGCGGAAACCGTAAATGAAATTCTAAAATGCCTCGAAGACATTGAAAAAGACGAAAATGTAAGGGCAGTAATCTTAACTGGCGCCGGAAACAAAGCGTTCTCGGCTGGAGCAGACATAAAGTCCATGAAGGGAATGACTCCTCTTAAGGCTAGACAACTGTCAAAAATGGGTTATAAGCTTTGTAAAGCCCTAGAAAACTTGGAAAAGCCGGTTATAGCTGCCATAAATGGTTATGCTCTCGGCGGAGGCTTAGAAGTAGCCATGTCATGCGACCTAAGAATAGCTGCTGAAACAGCCAAAATGGGGCAGACAGAAATAAACATAGGCTTAATTCCCGGTTGGGGAGGAACCCAAAGGCTGACGAGGCTTGTTGGCAAAACCTTCGCTAAAGAAATGGTTTTCACCGGAAAAATGATTGATACAAAAACTGCCTATGAGAAAGGCCTAGTGAACAAAGTAGTTTCTCCTGAAAGACTTATGGAAGAAGCAAAAGCCCTAGCTAAAGAACTGGCAAGCAAGGCTCCAGTAGCCCTAAAACTCTGCAAAATGCTTATCGATAAGGGACTTGAAACGGACTTAGACACCGCCTTAGCTCTGGAAACAGAAGCCTTCGGAACAGTAGCTTCAACAGAAGACCTACAAGAAGGCGTTTCAGCCTTCCTTGAAAAGAGAAAACCAGAATTCAAAGGAAAATAG
- a CDS encoding HAD family hydrolase, with protein sequence MSKNIAAILFDFGDTLVMFPHLAANDKSASFKKIVKRMYDFLVKNGFKIEWEPFFENYRIIRLKQIEMQRQTGREYDLRERVSKTLEALGINLPPDSEIIEKALEEYLKGYERNVTIEKETYTVLEKLHSEYKLGLITNFAYPPFFHKIIEKFNLKRFFDAIVVSGEVGWAKPNPKIFHIILSKLNLKPEKCIFVGDHPEIDIMGAKNVGMKTILLSKEKSSLYADLTIRDIRELLSAINRLKIKEK encoded by the coding sequence ATGTCAAAGAACATTGCTGCTATTCTTTTCGATTTTGGCGATACTTTAGTAATGTTCCCGCATTTAGCGGCAAATGATAAGTCTGCCTCATTTAAAAAAATTGTTAAAAGAATGTACGATTTTCTAGTAAAAAACGGTTTCAAAATTGAATGGGAGCCCTTCTTTGAAAACTATAGAATTATTCGTCTTAAGCAAATTGAAATGCAAAGACAAACGGGAAGAGAATACGATCTCAGGGAGAGAGTGTCAAAAACGCTTGAAGCTCTAGGTATAAATCTTCCGCCTGACTCTGAAATAATCGAAAAGGCATTAGAAGAATATCTTAAAGGCTATGAGAGAAACGTAACTATTGAAAAAGAGACTTATACAGTGTTAGAAAAGCTTCATTCAGAATACAAGCTAGGTTTAATCACAAATTTTGCTTATCCACCTTTCTTTCACAAAATAATTGAAAAATTCAACTTAAAACGATTTTTTGACGCAATAGTAGTTTCTGGAGAAGTCGGATGGGCAAAGCCAAATCCTAAAATATTCCATATTATACTTTCAAAACTTAATTTGAAACCTGAAAAATGCATATTTGTCGGAGACCACCCAGAAATTGATATAATGGGAGCAAAGAACGTGGGAATGAAAACAATTCTACTTTCTAAAGAAAAATCCAGCCTATATGCAGATTTAACTATCCGTGATATAAGGGAACTTCTATCAGCAATAAACAGATTAAAAATAAAAGAGAAATAA
- the iorA gene encoding indolepyruvate ferredoxin oxidoreductase subunit alpha codes for MAKLKEVLLEDSPGKRALLLGNEAIARGVLENGIGVVTTYPGTPASEIGDSISLVAKDAGVYMEYSANEKVAVEVAAGAAVSGVRALVAMKHVGVNVAADALMTLAYIGVRAAFVLVTADDPNCYSSQNEQDNRYYALLGNLPMLEPSDPQEAKDMVKYAVEISEKLELPCILRTTTRVSHTRGPVTLEKLVKPNLKGKFLRDVKRFVMVPANARIQHKVLLKKMEEAAKISEESPFNRIVRRGNGEIGVVSSSAAYNYVLEAAELLGLNAEILKLGMTHPLPKNKVAEFMQKHKKLVVVEELEPYLELQLRSLAKDHAPNVEIYGRMNKPELFPSYGEFSTRTVIEALAKIFGKQPPVNFREIDEKYADASKLLLPRPPILCPGCPHRASFYVIKRATGGKAVYTTDIGCYALGIQSPLEIGDILICMGASVGTASGISKVIDENVVAVIGDSTFFHAALPGLINAVYNNHRFVLVVLDNLTTAMTGHQPHPGTGVTGMKTPGKRILIEDIAKGCGVEYVKAVNPFQVEESVKVLKEAMQHPGPAVIVFRAPCALLVTAEKRRKAEKIVPAKIVDEKCTGCMACVKLIGCPALVVKNGKVAVNEALCVGCMLCAEVCPYGAIEKAEEEA; via the coding sequence TTGGCTAAGCTTAAGGAAGTATTACTTGAAGATTCGCCGGGAAAACGTGCGCTACTGCTTGGAAACGAGGCTATTGCCCGCGGAGTTTTAGAAAACGGAATAGGCGTAGTAACAACCTATCCCGGCACTCCAGCCTCTGAAATAGGCGACTCAATTTCCTTAGTGGCCAAAGACGCCGGAGTTTACATGGAATATTCCGCAAACGAGAAGGTTGCGGTTGAGGTTGCTGCTGGAGCTGCAGTCAGCGGTGTTCGAGCCTTAGTTGCAATGAAGCATGTAGGCGTAAACGTAGCTGCAGACGCATTAATGACCCTAGCTTACATCGGCGTACGTGCAGCCTTCGTACTCGTAACGGCTGACGACCCCAACTGTTACAGTTCCCAAAACGAGCAAGATAATAGGTATTATGCCTTACTAGGTAATCTTCCAATGCTTGAACCCTCAGACCCTCAAGAAGCTAAAGATATGGTCAAATATGCAGTTGAAATCTCTGAAAAGCTTGAATTGCCATGTATACTACGGACAACGACGCGTGTAAGCCACACAAGAGGGCCAGTTACACTTGAAAAACTTGTAAAGCCGAATCTGAAAGGCAAGTTTTTGCGTGACGTTAAACGTTTTGTTATGGTTCCAGCAAACGCAAGAATTCAACATAAGGTCTTGCTTAAGAAAATGGAAGAAGCAGCCAAAATAAGCGAGGAGTCTCCGTTTAACCGCATCGTCCGCAGAGGCAACGGCGAAATAGGCGTAGTCTCCTCCAGTGCAGCATACAACTATGTGTTAGAAGCTGCTGAGCTTTTAGGCTTAAACGCAGAGATACTGAAACTCGGAATGACCCACCCGCTTCCTAAAAACAAGGTTGCAGAATTCATGCAAAAACATAAAAAGCTAGTGGTTGTTGAAGAACTCGAACCCTACTTGGAGCTTCAACTCCGCTCTTTGGCAAAAGACCATGCGCCTAACGTGGAAATTTATGGAAGAATGAATAAACCCGAACTCTTCCCAAGCTACGGCGAGTTCTCAACAAGAACAGTTATTGAAGCTTTGGCAAAAATATTTGGAAAACAGCCGCCTGTAAACTTTAGGGAAATTGACGAGAAATATGCTGATGCCAGCAAGTTACTTTTACCCAGACCGCCAATCCTATGTCCAGGGTGTCCTCATAGAGCTTCATTCTATGTAATAAAGCGTGCTACTGGCGGAAAAGCAGTTTACACAACAGACATTGGATGCTACGCGTTGGGAATTCAGTCTCCGCTTGAAATTGGAGATATACTAATTTGTATGGGCGCCAGTGTCGGAACGGCGTCTGGAATAAGCAAAGTAATAGACGAAAATGTTGTGGCAGTAATCGGCGACTCAACATTCTTTCACGCAGCATTACCCGGCCTAATAAACGCTGTTTACAACAACCACCGATTCGTCCTAGTTGTCCTAGACAACCTAACAACTGCAATGACGGGGCATCAACCACACCCCGGAACAGGCGTAACTGGCATGAAAACGCCGGGTAAAAGAATTCTAATTGAGGATATTGCCAAAGGCTGCGGAGTAGAATACGTGAAAGCTGTCAATCCATTTCAAGTGGAAGAAAGCGTTAAAGTCTTAAAGGAAGCTATGCAGCATCCAGGCCCAGCTGTTATCGTCTTTAGGGCTCCTTGCGCCTTGCTTGTAACTGCTGAGAAAAGAAGGAAAGCGGAAAAAATTGTTCCCGCAAAAATTGTGGATGAAAAATGCACTGGCTGCATGGCGTGCGTTAAGCTGATTGGATGCCCAGCATTAGTCGTCAAAAACGGCAAGGTTGCAGTGAATGAAGCCCTCTGCGTTGGATGCATGCTCTGCGCTGAAGTTTGTCCGTACGGTGCAATTGAAAAGGCTGAAGAGGAGGCTTAG